The Deltaproteobacteria bacterium genome window below encodes:
- a CDS encoding enoyl-CoA hydratase/isomerase family protein, which produces MQKLIIHLKNGCISTLIINRPEKANALNTELLMKLGDTIHALKERERYTVLVLRGAGEKSFSSGGDLEEARSDRDFQDFIKALVYFQNSLLEYPFPVMAMINGRAIGLGVDMAAMCDIRLAADTASFVINAVKLGRVYHHTAALRLINLVGFGVATEMLLSGKEIDARQAVEYGLVNQVYPLSLLEERTYALAQGIGTGCHPQAVKNTKIMLQKLAQARHRGMTQKLEWELEALTSVHG; this is translated from the coding sequence ATGCAAAAACTTATTATTCATTTAAAAAATGGTTGTATCAGCACGCTGATAATTAACAGGCCTGAGAAAGCCAATGCATTAAACACGGAACTATTGATGAAGCTTGGCGATACCATACATGCATTGAAGGAGCGGGAACGATATACAGTGTTAGTTCTAAGAGGTGCCGGTGAAAAATCGTTTTCCTCGGGCGGGGACCTGGAAGAAGCGAGAAGTGATCGTGATTTTCAGGATTTCATCAAGGCGTTGGTCTATTTTCAGAACAGTCTTTTAGAGTACCCCTTTCCCGTTATGGCAATGATAAACGGTCGTGCGATCGGTCTTGGAGTTGATATGGCTGCCATGTGTGACATTCGCCTCGCGGCAGATACTGCATCATTTGTCATAAATGCGGTCAAGCTGGGGAGGGTCTATCATCACACAGCGGCCCTGCGGTTAATTAACCTGGTGGGATTCGGCGTGGCGACAGAAATGCTCCTGAGTGGAAAAGAGATAGATGCCCGGCAGGCCGTCGAATATGGGCTCGTAAATCAAGTCTATCCGCTGTCCCTTTTGGAAGAGAGGACATATGCACTGGCTCAGGGCATTGGCACGGGCTGTCATCCGCAGGCAGTGAAGAATACCAAGATAATGCTACAAAAACTGGCCCAGGCACGTCACCGGGGCATGACCCAGAAACTGGAATGGGAGTTGGAGGCATTAACATCCGTGCACGGGTAA
- the mce gene encoding methylmalonyl-CoA epimerase, which yields MIKKIAHIGVAVRDIEAAERFYSDVLLLKGGDREVHGELSASFFPIGDTRIELLQSATPEGVISKFIEKRGEGVHHIAYEVDDIEKALETLKSKGVQLIDEKPRKGAHNSKVAFVNPRNTYGVLVELVEHQKKKMDE from the coding sequence ATGATTAAAAAAATAGCCCATATCGGTGTAGCAGTCAGGGATATTGAAGCGGCGGAACGGTTTTATTCCGATGTCCTGTTACTGAAGGGAGGGGATCGGGAAGTCCACGGAGAACTTTCTGCCTCCTTCTTTCCCATCGGCGATACACGGATTGAGCTTCTGCAGTCAGCAACCCCCGAAGGTGTCATATCCAAATTTATTGAGAAAAGAGGGGAGGGAGTTCACCATATCGCCTATGAAGTTGATGACATAGAAAAAGCCCTGGAAACACTGAAGTCGAAGGGGGTCCAGTTGATTGATGAAAAACCGCGGAAAGGTGCGCACAACTCCAAGGTCGCATTTGTTAATCCCCGGAATACATACGGTGTTTTGGTTGAATTGGTCGAGCATCAAAAAAAAAAGATGGATGAATAA
- a CDS encoding acyl-CoA dehydrogenase family protein: MDLELTQEQLMFRDMAKEFAMREVQPTARERDREEKFFPDIMKKMGDQGLFGIKVPRELGGLDLDWMTVGLVVEQLSYYDFCVGINCLIGTTLQIMPILTGGNDAQKKNYIAQLVSGKKCAAFAAVEPNAGSDAVAVETTATLKGDEWILNGNKTWITNATQGDWAIVLCQTDKSKGVKGMACFIVERDAPGFSSTKIGHKMGFRSSDTGQLFFRDCRIPNANLLGDIGRGLQLALTCIEHTRFGISFATLGVMEACIDSSIKYCLERNQFSKPIGSFQLMQSQIADMVVDCEASKCLAYQAAYLKDNGLKYSRETSIAKLHNSEKAAKISRTAVEMHGAYGITDDFPVERYYRDMLSPLIFGGTSNIQRLIIGRNMLGIEAISR, translated from the coding sequence GTGGATCTTGAACTTACACAAGAGCAATTGATGTTTCGGGATATGGCAAAGGAATTTGCCATGAGAGAAGTCCAACCTACCGCGCGGGAAAGGGATCGCGAGGAAAAGTTCTTTCCCGATATCATGAAGAAAATGGGTGACCAGGGACTGTTCGGCATTAAAGTCCCCAGAGAGTTGGGGGGACTGGATCTGGATTGGATGACCGTCGGGTTGGTTGTAGAACAACTGTCTTATTATGATTTCTGTGTTGGGATAAATTGTCTGATCGGAACGACACTGCAGATAATGCCGATTTTGACCGGAGGGAATGACGCACAGAAAAAAAATTACATAGCTCAATTGGTAAGTGGCAAAAAGTGCGCTGCGTTCGCCGCGGTGGAGCCGAATGCCGGGAGCGATGCTGTGGCAGTGGAAACCACAGCCACATTAAAAGGCGATGAGTGGATTCTAAACGGAAATAAAACATGGATTACCAATGCGACGCAAGGAGATTGGGCAATCGTTTTGTGCCAGACAGATAAAAGCAAGGGAGTCAAAGGAATGGCATGTTTCATCGTTGAAAGGGATGCCCCGGGATTCTCTTCAACGAAGATTGGTCACAAGATGGGATTCCGTTCTTCTGATACAGGGCAATTGTTTTTCAGAGACTGTCGCATACCCAATGCCAATTTATTAGGTGATATCGGCAGAGGATTGCAACTGGCATTGACCTGTATAGAACACACCCGTTTCGGGATCTCCTTTGCCACGCTCGGCGTTATGGAGGCTTGTATCGATTCGAGCATAAAGTATTGTCTGGAACGGAATCAATTCAGCAAACCCATTGGAAGCTTTCAATTAATGCAAAGTCAGATCGCCGATATGGTTGTTGATTGTGAGGCTTCAAAGTGTCTCGCCTACCAGGCAGCCTATTTGAAAGATAATGGATTGAAATATTCAAGAGAAACATCCATCGCAAAGTTACACAATTCAGAAAAAGCTGCCAAGATTTCTCGGACCGCGGTTGAAATGCACGGCGCCTATGGCATTACTGATGATTTTCCTGTGGAACGATATTATCGAGATATGCTCTCACCGCTGATCTTTGGTGGTACGTCCAATATACAGAGATTGATCATCGGTCGGAATATGCTCGGGATTGAAGCCATCTCACGGTGA
- a CDS encoding TRAP transporter large permease, which translates to MGLLHLGVLIGSGLLAVQSIKELIKTVAQTSRYKGDIEIGIFTKPFFIIPIYLILIGISIWIYSHNPGLGLVLLLIISLLAGVPVFASLGLVGSLGLFFLLGGHFGLQQISMISVKSLDSFTLLAIPLYILGGQILMASGIGEDLFKVCSRWVGHLPGGAMIATIGACAVFAAISGSSVATAATIGIIAIPEMLKRNYDPSQSYGVLAAGGTLGILIPPSAAMIIYSSVTEESTGALFIGGIIPGIILALFFAVFAVIRCSRSGMYEKTEPSSWLERFRSLKESVWGLLAPVIVIGGIYTGIFTPTEAAAVVVVYALAVLLFSRRVSLKQLHKVMSDGTRNSTMILLIVVGAMILGTIVTFLRVPQNLCDFVSTLHMSRWIILAILCVSYIFLGMFLEVVSILLITIPIVYPLIIQLGFNGLWFGVFVTILMEMAMITPPVGLNLYVIQGVASTKLEQVVKGAWPYMILMLALVLILAMFPNIVTWLPGTMGYQTSF; encoded by the coding sequence ATGGGTTTACTGCATCTCGGTGTTTTAATTGGAAGTGGCTTGTTAGCTGTTCAATCTATTAAAGAATTGATTAAAACGGTTGCACAAACTTCACGGTATAAGGGGGATATTGAAATTGGTATTTTTACAAAACCATTTTTTATAATCCCAATATATTTAATTCTTATCGGAATTTCAATATGGATATATTCACATAACCCCGGATTGGGACTTGTATTGTTGCTGATAATTAGTCTTCTTGCGGGAGTGCCTGTTTTTGCATCTCTTGGTTTAGTTGGGTCTCTTGGATTATTTTTCCTCTTGGGTGGCCATTTCGGTTTACAACAAATAAGTATGATCAGTGTTAAGTCACTTGATAGTTTTACTTTATTGGCAATACCCCTATATATTTTAGGTGGACAAATCTTGATGGCATCTGGAATCGGAGAGGATTTATTCAAGGTGTGTAGTCGATGGGTTGGGCACTTACCTGGAGGTGCCATGATAGCAACTATTGGTGCCTGTGCGGTCTTTGCAGCTATTTCCGGTTCCAGTGTTGCGACCGCAGCAACCATTGGCATCATTGCCATTCCCGAGATGCTCAAGAGAAATTATGACCCCAGTCAGTCATACGGTGTTCTCGCGGCTGGAGGCACACTTGGCATCTTGATACCTCCGAGTGCCGCAATGATCATCTACAGCAGTGTTACCGAGGAGTCAACAGGTGCCCTGTTCATCGGGGGGATCATTCCCGGTATTATTCTGGCCCTGTTCTTTGCGGTCTTTGCAGTGATCCGGTGCTCACGCTCCGGCATGTATGAAAAAACAGAGCCATCAAGTTGGCTTGAACGTTTTAGAAGTTTAAAAGAATCTGTATGGGGGCTTCTTGCGCCGGTAATAGTAATCGGCGGCATTTATACCGGCATTTTTACACCAACCGAGGCGGCAGCTGTTGTTGTGGTTTATGCGTTGGCAGTTCTTTTGTTTTCCAGAAGAGTTTCGTTAAAGCAATTACATAAAGTAATGTCAGATGGGACACGAAACAGTACGATGATCTTGTTGATTGTTGTTGGTGCCATGATATTGGGAACTATTGTAACATTTTTGAGAGTTCCTCAAAATTTGTGTGATTTTGTCAGCACGTTACATATGTCCCGCTGGATAATATTGGCTATTTTGTGTGTAAGTTATATATTTCTCGGCATGTTTCTTGAGGTCGTTTCTATATTATTGATCACCATCCCCATTGTTTATCCACTTATAATACAACTTGGTTTTAATGGTCTCTGGTTCGGGGTATTTGTTACCATATTGATGGAAATGGCAATGATCACTCCTCCTGTCGGTCTCAATCTTTATGTAATACAAGGTGTGGCGTCAACAAAACTTGAGCAAGTAGTCAAAGGGGCTTGGCCTTATATGATACTGATGTTGGCATTAGTTCTTATACTGGCGATGTTTCCCAATATCGTTACGTGGCTTCCGGGAACGATGGGATATCAGACTTCATTTTAA